One Candidatus Zixiibacteriota bacterium genomic window, CAATAGCCGGTTTTGAGACGTTTCTCGATCCGGTCTTCATCGACCTCGATACCAAGTATGACCGCGCCGTTCATGGTGGCCGCCAATGGTTGAGCACCGCCCATACCGCCATAGCCTCCGGTCAGGATGAACCTGCCACGCAGGTCTCCTCCGAAATGCTTCTGCCCGCAGGCGGCAAAAGTTTCGTAGGTACCCTGCAGGATCCCCTGGGTGCCGATATATATCCAGCTACCTGCGGTCATCTGGCCAAACATGATCAGGCCCAGCTTTTCCAGCTCACGGAATTTTTCCCAGTTGGCCCAATGCGGTACCAGGTGAGAATTCGCAATCAGTACCCGCGGGCAATGTTCGAAAGTGCGAAAGATACCGACCGGTTTGCCGGACTGCACCAGCAGGGTCTCATCTTTTTCGAGGCTTTTGAGGCTGTCGACGATCGCGTGGTAGCATTCCCAGTTGCGGGCCGCCTTGCCGGAGCCTCCATAGATGATCAGCTCCTCCGGTTTTTCAGCCACTTCCGGATCGAGGTTGTTGCGAAGCATGCGCATAGCGGCTTCAGCATGCCAGCTCTTGCAGGTCTTTGCGGTGCCGCGATCAGCTTTGACCGGCACATATTCTGTATTTGACATAGCTTACTCCTTGAGTTTATCATACCATTAGCAAATAAACTATATCAGCAAACGGCAAAGTCAAGCCAAATAGACCATGGAGAAGCCATGTCCACTGACGAGGAGAAACGTGAGAACTACAATAATCTGCGCCAGACAGCTTACGACCGGGGAATCGACCTGTTTGGAGTATGCCGGCTCGATTTTGATCCGGATTATTACCACAAAGATATCTGCGCTGTCGCCAAGCAGATGACCCACGCGATTTCCCTCGCTGTCGCGCTTTTACCCCAGGTTTTCGATACGATCGAAGATGGCCCCAATGATATCTACAAGACGCATTACCGCCAGGCCAACAGCCTGTTAGATAATGCCAGCTTTCATCTCAGCCAAAAAATCCATCGTCTCGGCCACAAAGCGCTTCCGATCGCGGCGTCTTTTACCGTCGATGAAAAAATGCAGAGAGGGCATCTTTCCCATAAACAGGTAGCGGAACTGGCCGGTTTGGGATGGCGTGGAAGAAACAACCTGCTGGTCACCAAAAAATTCGGTTCGATGGTCAGGCTGGCGACGGTTTTGACCGATACTCCTCTTGAGAGCGACAGGCGGGCTGAATTTGAATGCGGGCAATGCAAAGCCTGTATCAAAGCTTGTCCCGCGGACGCTCTGGGTGAAAAGGTCGAGGACTACAACTTCGACCGATGCTATGACAAGCTGGTAGCCTATGCAAAGAGGAAGAATTTCGGACTGCTGATTTGCGGTCATTGTATCAAGGTCTGCAAACCGAGGTGAGTAACATGGATGTTAAACCTGTCAAGTTAATCTGTGGATTAATTTACCATGAAATCGATATTTTAAGGGAAGTCACGGAAGTGATGATCGAGAATTTCGGATCGATCGACAATGAAAGTGATGTCTTCGATTTCGATCATACCGATTATTATCAGGATGAGATGGGCGACAAACTGACCCGCAAGTTCGTTTCCTTCGAAAAACTGATCCAGCCCGACCGCCTGGCGGAGATGAAAACCCGCGCCAACCAGATAGAGACGCAATTCGCCCGTAAAAACAACGGTTCACGGGGCCGCTGTGTCAATATCGATCCGGGCTATATCGAGCTGTCCAAGCTGGTTTTAGCCTCGACCAAGAACTTTTCTCACAGGATTTATCTCGACCGCGGAATCTATGGCGAAGTGACTTTGATTCGCAAGGGGGACAGTTTTATCGAACTGCCCTGGACATACCCCGATTACCTCAACCCGGTCACTCTGGAATTTCTGGAAAATGTGAGAAATACTTACAAGACTCAATTAAGAAAAGAAGTCAAACCGGATATCTTTCGTATCCCGGCTATGATCTTCAAAAGAGCCAAAGCCGAAGTATCTCTGACATAGCGGTGACAAGCTTAACCGAAATCACTAAACCTGCTTATCCATTATGCGATAGAGAGTATTGAAGAAGAGATCGTCCAGAACTGAAAGATCGAGATTTATCAAATCGTTGATGATAAGTTTATCACCCGCAACCAGGCCGATTATATCATAATCAATCTCCATCTTGTCCAGACGATTCTGGACATCCGGTTTTTTAGTCGGGCCCACAGTAATAATAAAGCGTGACTGGCTTTCCGCAAACAGGAGGGTGTCATTGCGCAGATCCGATCTCAAGTTTACCCGGCACCCGACCTGCTTTTCCCTATCAGAAATACAGCATTCCGCCAGCGCCACCGCCAGCCCGCCATCGGAGATATCATGGCAGGACTTCAGCGCGCCGGCTTTGATCAGTTCCAGTATCGCCTGCTGGTTTTCTTTTTCGTAGTCGAGGTCGAGGTCGGGGATGTCACCACGGATTTTATCATGAATCACTCGCAGGTATTCCGATCCGCCGATTTCATCTTTAGTCTTGCCGATCAGGATAATGACGTCGCCCTCGTCTTTGAAGTTCTGGGTGGTGATATGTTTGAGGTCGTCGATAATTCCCATCATGCCGATAGTTGGAGTCGGATAGACCGCCCGATTGCCGATCTGGTCTTCATTATAGAAAGATACATTACCCCCGGTAACCGGGGTATTGAATTTACGGCACGCCTCTCCCATACCCATCACCGCCTCATAGAAACACCAGTACATCTCCGGCTTATACGGATTGCCGAAATTCAGGCAATTTGTGATCGCCACCGGACGGGCACCCGCAGCGATGACATTGCGGGCCGATTCGGAAACCGCAATCATCGCGCCCCGCTTCGGATTGATATAGCAATACCGGCCGTTACAATCGGTAGCAAAAGCGAGCGCGCGGTTGGTCTTGCGGATACGTAAAACAGCCGCATCCGAACCGGGAAACACCGCCGTATTGGTGCGGACCATATGGTCGTACTGACGATAGACCCACTCTTTGGATGCGATCGAGGGCGAGGATAAGATTTTTTTCAACGTCTCATTATAATCGGACGGTTCAGTTACCTGTGCCCTATCCAGCTTACGGATTTCATCGAGATACGATGGCCGCTTACGCTCACGTTCATAGACCGGAGCACCGCCTCCCAAAACCAGATGGTAAGCCGGTACCTGGGCCACCTGTTCGCCCTTGTGGGTGACAGTTACCAGGCCGTCGTCGGTAACTTCGCCGATCT contains:
- a CDS encoding urocanate hydratase (catalyzes the formation of 4-imidazolone-5-propanoate from urocanate during histidine metabolism) gives rise to the protein MSNTEYVPVKADRGTAKTCKSWHAEAAMRMLRNNLDPEVAEKPEELIIYGGSGKAARNWECYHAIVDSLKSLEKDETLLVQSGKPVGIFRTFEHCPRVLIANSHLVPHWANWEKFRELEKLGLIMFGQMTAGSWIYIGTQGILQGTYETFAACGQKHFGGDLRGRFILTGGYGGMGGAQPLAATMNGAVILGIEVDEDRIEKRLKTGY
- the purL gene encoding phosphoribosylformylglycinamidine synthase subunit PurL yields the protein MQEPEVTKELALEHGLSEDEYKEMLEILGRNPNYTELGIFSVMWSEHCSYKNSIAVLKTLPREGGALLTKAGEENAGAVDIGEGLAVVFKIESHNHPTAVEPYQAAATGIGGILRDIFTMGARPIAALDSMRFGDLTHARARYLFDGAVRGIGDYGNSFGVPTVGGEVYFDDCYLGNPLVNAMAVGIVKSDGIVSGTAKGKGNPVFIVGSSTGRDGIHGATFASEEISEKSESKRPSVQIGDPFTEKLLLEATLEIIEKDLVIGVQDMGAAGITCSTTEMSDRGDGAGMTIDLDKVPVREKGMIPYEIMLSESQERMLVVGKKGHEKPLLEVFEKWDLPAVQIGEVTDDGLVTVTHKGEQVAQVPAYHLVLGGGAPVYERERKRPSYLDEIRKLDRAQVTEPSDYNETLKKILSSPSIASKEWVYRQYDHMVRTNTAVFPGSDAAVLRIRKTNRALAFATDCNGRYCYINPKRGAMIAVSESARNVIAAGARPVAITNCLNFGNPYKPEMYWCFYEAVMGMGEACRKFNTPVTGGNVSFYNEDQIGNRAVYPTPTIGMMGIIDDLKHITTQNFKDEGDVIILIGKTKDEIGGSEYLRVIHDKIRGDIPDLDLDYEKENQQAILELIKAGALKSCHDISDGGLAVALAECCISDREKQVGCRVNLRSDLRNDTLLFAESQSRFIITVGPTKKPDVQNRLDKMEIDYDIIGLVAGDKLIINDLINLDLSVLDDLFFNTLYRIMDKQV
- a CDS encoding DUF4416 family protein: MDVKPVKLICGLIYHEIDILREVTEVMIENFGSIDNESDVFDFDHTDYYQDEMGDKLTRKFVSFEKLIQPDRLAEMKTRANQIETQFARKNNGSRGRCVNIDPGYIELSKLVLASTKNFSHRIYLDRGIYGEVTLIRKGDSFIELPWTYPDYLNPVTLEFLENVRNTYKTQLRKEVKPDIFRIPAMIFKRAKAEVSLT